From Carettochelys insculpta isolate YL-2023 chromosome 22, ASM3395843v1, whole genome shotgun sequence, one genomic window encodes:
- the CHMP2A gene encoding charged multivesicular body protein 2a → MDLLFGRRKTPEEMLRQNQRALNRAMRDLDRERQKLETQEKKIIADIKKMAKQGQMDAVKIMAKDLVRTRRYVKKFIMMRANIQAVSLKIQTLKSNNSMAQAMKGVTKAMATMNRQLKLPQIQKIMMEFEKQSEIMDMKEEMMNDAIDDAMGDEDDEEESDAVVSQVLDELGLTLTDELSNLPSTGASLSVAAGKKAEPSAALADADADLEERLKNLRRD, encoded by the exons ATGGACCTGCTGTTCGGGCGTCGGAAGACGCCGGAGGAGATGCTGCGGCAGAACCAGCGGGCTCTGAACCGGGCCATGCGGGATCTGGACCGCGAGCGGCAGAAGCTGGAGACCCAGGAGAAGAAGATCATTGCTGACATCAAGAAGATGGCAAAGCAGGGGCAGATG GACGCGGTGAAGATCATGGCCAAGGACCTGGTGCGAACCCGGCGTTACGTCAAGAAGTTCATCATGATGCGAGCCAACATCCAGGCCGTGTCTCTCAAGATCCAGACCCTCAAGTCCAACAACTCCATGGCCCAGGCCATGAAGGGCGTCACCAAAGCCATGGCCACCATGAACAGACAG ctgaaGCTGCCCCAGATCCAGAAGATCATGATGGAGTTCGAGAAGCAGTCGGAGATCATGGACATGAAGGAGGAGATGATGAATGATGCCATCGATGATGCCATGGGAGACGAGGACGACGAGGAGGAGAG CGATGCCGTGGTGTCCCAAGTGCTGGACGAGCTGGGCCTGACGCTGACGGACGAGCTCTCTA ACCTGCCCTCGACGGGGGCCTCGCTCAGCGTGGCAGCTGGGAAGAAGGCCGAGCCCTCGGCGGCACTGGCGGATGCTGACGCTGACCTGGAGGAGCGGCTGAAGAACCTGCGCCgggactga